In one uncultured Fretibacterium sp. genomic region, the following are encoded:
- the minD gene encoding septum site-determining protein MinD, with amino-acid sequence MSGRVIVVTSGKGGVGKTTSTANIAVALAKAGKKVVAVDADIGLRNLDVVMGLENRVVFNFIDVIEKNCRLNQALVRDKRVENLFLLPAAQTRTKDAVSPEQMIELCDQLRLDFDFVLLDCPAGIEGGFKNAAAGADEALVVTTPEVPSVRDADRIIGMLESMGKSPIRLIINRFRANMVQDGDMLAREDILDILSINLIGIVPEDDGVIKSSNRGEPLTFGLNSPAAQAYANIAGRLLGRDIPLLELDAGASWRFLAPIKRFFGLS; translated from the coding sequence TTGAGCGGACGGGTTATAGTGGTTACCTCCGGAAAAGGAGGTGTTGGAAAGACGACCTCCACGGCGAACATTGCGGTTGCTCTGGCGAAGGCCGGAAAAAAAGTGGTCGCCGTGGATGCGGATATCGGGCTGCGCAACCTGGATGTCGTCATGGGGCTCGAAAACCGTGTCGTGTTCAATTTTATCGATGTGATCGAGAAAAATTGCCGTCTGAACCAGGCTTTGGTGCGGGACAAGCGGGTGGAGAACCTCTTTCTTCTTCCCGCGGCTCAGACGCGTACCAAGGATGCGGTCAGCCCGGAGCAGATGATAGAGCTCTGCGACCAGCTGAGGCTGGATTTCGACTTCGTGCTTCTGGACTGTCCCGCGGGCATCGAGGGGGGGTTCAAGAATGCCGCCGCCGGGGCCGACGAGGCCCTTGTGGTGACGACGCCCGAGGTCCCCTCGGTCCGGGACGCGGACCGAATCATCGGGATGCTCGAGTCCATGGGAAAGTCCCCGATCCGCCTGATCATCAACCGCTTCCGCGCGAACATGGTCCAGGACGGGGACATGCTGGCGAGGGAGGACATCCTCGATATCCTCTCCATCAATCTCATAGGCATCGTGCCCGAGGACGACGGGGTCATCAAGTCCTCGAACCGCGGCGAGCCCCTGACCTTCGGACTGAATTCCCCGGCGGCCCAGGCCTATGCCAACATCGCCGGACGCCTCCTGGGGCGGGACATTCCTCTGTTGGAGCTGGATGCCGGGGCGTCCTGGCGCTTCCTCGCTCCGATCAAGCGCTTCTTCGGACTGAGCTGA